One genomic region from Streptomyces sp. NBC_00582 encodes:
- a CDS encoding phosphatidylglycerol lysyltransferase domain-containing protein: MSGGVPNRSSRVQALMRGPRPQSVPALVGRACALVGLVDVAAGIFPRFRQSRMHTLAEVLPGSFGPFAAALSLSAGVLLLLLAHGLKRSKRRAWRAAVVLLPAGAVAQFVYRHSIVGALISLALLVPLVVHRDQFNALPDPRSRWRALANFVLMGAGSLVLGLIIVSVHPRRMIGDPSLADRITHVLYGLFGFEGPVDYQGSTSWTVAFSLGALGWITAVTTIYLAFRPEHPAARLTEEDENRLRALLDKHGRRDSLGHFALRRDKAVVFSPSGKAAVTYRVVSGVMLASGDPIGDVEAWPGAIERFMDEAKAHSWTPAVMGCSETGGEVWTRETGLDALELGDEAVVDVADFSLAGRAMRNVRQMVKRIERAGYETRVRRVRDLGEAELERIRLAAEDWRGTDTERGFSMALGRVGDAADGDCLIATAHKADEVPGPYGDLKAILHFVPWGTDGASLDLMRRDRAADPGMNELLIVAALQAAPKFGITRVSLNFAMFRSALARGEKIGAGPVLRAWRGLLVFLSRWFQIESLYKFNAKFQPRWEPRFVVYRASGDLPRIGFAAMQAEGFVNLALPLPRFLRRRTKPARACAHSLTERQDVRAA; this comes from the coding sequence ATGTCGGGCGGGGTTCCAAACCGATCAAGCCGGGTGCAGGCGCTGATGCGTGGTCCGCGCCCCCAGTCCGTACCCGCCCTCGTCGGCAGAGCCTGTGCCCTCGTGGGGCTGGTGGACGTCGCGGCGGGCATCTTCCCGCGGTTCCGGCAGAGCCGTATGCACACACTCGCCGAGGTGCTGCCCGGCTCGTTCGGCCCCTTCGCGGCGGCGCTCTCGCTCAGCGCCGGCGTGCTGTTGCTCCTGCTCGCCCACGGCCTCAAGCGCAGCAAGCGGCGCGCCTGGCGGGCCGCCGTGGTCCTGCTCCCGGCGGGCGCCGTCGCGCAGTTCGTGTACCGGCACTCGATCGTGGGCGCGCTCATCTCGCTCGCGCTGCTGGTGCCGCTGGTGGTCCACCGCGACCAGTTCAACGCGCTGCCCGACCCGCGCAGCCGGTGGCGCGCGCTCGCCAACTTCGTCCTCATGGGCGCCGGTTCCCTCGTCCTCGGGCTGATCATCGTCAGCGTCCACCCGCGGCGCATGATCGGCGACCCGAGCCTGGCCGATCGCATTACGCACGTCCTGTACGGCCTCTTCGGCTTCGAGGGCCCGGTCGACTACCAGGGCAGCACCTCCTGGACCGTCGCCTTCTCGCTCGGCGCCCTCGGCTGGATCACCGCCGTCACCACGATCTACCTCGCCTTCCGCCCCGAGCACCCGGCCGCCCGCCTCACCGAGGAGGACGAGAACCGGCTGCGCGCCCTGCTGGACAAGCACGGCCGCCGCGACTCCCTCGGCCACTTCGCGCTGCGCCGCGACAAGGCCGTGGTCTTCTCCCCCAGCGGCAAGGCCGCCGTCACCTACCGCGTCGTCTCCGGCGTGATGCTCGCCAGCGGCGACCCCATCGGCGACGTGGAGGCCTGGCCCGGCGCCATCGAACGCTTCATGGACGAGGCCAAGGCACACTCCTGGACACCCGCCGTCATGGGCTGCTCGGAGACCGGCGGCGAGGTCTGGACCCGCGAGACCGGCCTCGACGCCCTCGAACTGGGCGACGAGGCGGTGGTGGACGTCGCGGATTTCTCACTCGCCGGCCGCGCGATGCGCAACGTCCGGCAGATGGTCAAGCGCATCGAGCGCGCCGGTTACGAGACCCGCGTACGTCGTGTCCGTGACCTCGGCGAGGCCGAGCTGGAGCGGATCCGGCTGGCCGCGGAGGACTGGCGCGGCACCGACACCGAGCGCGGCTTCTCCATGGCGCTCGGCCGCGTGGGCGACGCCGCGGACGGCGACTGCCTCATCGCCACCGCCCACAAGGCCGACGAGGTACCCGGCCCCTACGGCGACCTGAAGGCGATCCTCCACTTCGTGCCCTGGGGCACCGACGGCGCCTCCCTGGACCTGATGCGCCGCGACCGCGCCGCCGACCCCGGCATGAACGAGCTCCTCATCGTCGCCGCGCTCCAGGCCGCCCCGAAGTTCGGCATCACGCGCGTGTCGCTGAACTTCGCCATGTTCCGCTCCGCGCTGGCCCGCGGCGAGAAGATCGGCGCGGGACCGGTGCTGCGCGCCTGGCGCGGGCTGCTGGTCTTCCTCTCCCGCTGGTTCCAGATCGAGTCCCTGTACAAGTTCAACGCCAAGTTCCAGCCCCGCTGGGAACCCCGCTTCGTCGTCTACCGCGCCTCCGGCGACCTCCCGCGCATCGGCTTCGCCGCCATGCAGGCCGAGGGCTTCGTCAACCTCGCCCTCCCCCTGCCCCGCTTCCTGCGCCGCCGCACCAAGCCGGCACGCGCGTGTGCCCACAGCCTCACGGAGAGACAGGACGTACGGGCCGCCTGA
- a CDS encoding nuclear transport factor 2 family protein, translating into MTAPHTDVEQVEAANTAFYEALEQGDFEGVSSLWLTPADLGVDEEYHDPADTGVISCVHPGWPVLTGRGEVLRSYALIMANTDYIQFFLTDVHVSVTGDTALVTCTENILSGGPAPRAGEELGPLVGQLVVATNVFRRTADGWKLWSHHASPVLAENDDRPDTDEDDESPA; encoded by the coding sequence GTGACCGCCCCGCACACCGACGTCGAGCAGGTCGAGGCCGCCAACACCGCCTTCTACGAGGCACTGGAACAGGGCGACTTCGAAGGCGTCTCCTCGCTCTGGCTCACCCCGGCCGACCTGGGCGTCGACGAGGAGTACCACGACCCCGCGGACACCGGCGTGATCTCCTGCGTGCACCCCGGCTGGCCGGTGCTGACCGGACGCGGCGAGGTCCTGCGCTCGTACGCGCTGATCATGGCGAACACCGACTACATCCAGTTCTTCCTCACCGATGTGCATGTCTCCGTCACCGGCGACACCGCCCTGGTGACCTGCACGGAGAACATCCTCAGCGGCGGCCCCGCGCCCCGGGCCGGCGAGGAGCTCGGGCCGCTCGTGGGCCAGCTCGTGGTCGCCACCAACGTCTTCCGCCGCACCGCCGACGGCTGGAAACTCTGGTCCCACCACGCCTCCCCGGTCCTCGCCGAGAACGACGACCGGCCGGACACCGACGAGGACGACGAGAGTCCCGCCTGA
- a CDS encoding DUF3180 domain-containing protein encodes MRELRIRVLAGVFVVAGVLSWAGARLWNSIGTLPSVPLAAPIVLALIAVVLLSTALSLRARLKAQRERRPEAKGVDPLMAARAVVFGQASALVAALVSGMYGGTGVFLLESLDIPARRDQAIYAGFSVLAGIAVIASALFLERVCRLPEDDDHDKGAASPA; translated from the coding sequence GTGAGAGAGCTGCGCATCAGGGTGCTGGCCGGCGTGTTCGTCGTGGCTGGCGTCCTGTCCTGGGCGGGCGCCCGCCTCTGGAACTCGATCGGGACCCTTCCCAGCGTCCCCCTGGCCGCCCCCATCGTCCTCGCCCTGATCGCCGTGGTCCTGCTGTCCACGGCACTCTCGCTGCGCGCCCGTCTCAAGGCCCAGCGCGAGCGGCGCCCCGAGGCCAAGGGCGTCGACCCCCTGATGGCGGCCCGCGCGGTCGTCTTCGGCCAGGCCAGCGCGCTGGTCGCCGCCCTCGTCTCCGGCATGTACGGCGGCACGGGCGTCTTCCTCCTGGAGTCCCTCGACATCCCCGCCCGCCGCGACCAGGCCATCTACGCCGGCTTCTCGGTCCTGGCCGGCATCGCCGTCATAGCGTCCGCCCTCTTCCTGGAACGCGTCTGCCGCCTCCCGGAGGACGACGACCACGACAAGGGAGCCGCTTCCCCGGCCTGA
- the folK gene encoding 2-amino-4-hydroxy-6-hydroxymethyldihydropteridine diphosphokinase, which yields MTASFTEGHSDPTVQPVPASVVRQVDAADTTLHNPKWAVLSLGANLGNRLETLQGAVDALEDTPGVRVKAVSPVYETEPWGVEPGSQPAYFNAVVLLKTTLPPSSLLERAHAVEEAFHRVRDERWGARTLDVDIVAYADVVDDDPHLTLPHPRAHERAFVLAPWHDVDPEARLPGHGAVVDLLDTVTREGVTARKDLELHLPE from the coding sequence ATGACCGCGTCCTTCACCGAGGGTCACAGCGACCCGACCGTTCAGCCGGTGCCCGCCTCCGTCGTCCGGCAGGTGGACGCCGCCGACACCACCCTGCACAACCCCAAATGGGCCGTGCTCTCCCTCGGTGCCAACCTCGGCAACCGCCTGGAGACCCTCCAGGGGGCCGTCGACGCCCTGGAGGACACCCCCGGCGTCCGCGTCAAGGCCGTCTCCCCGGTGTACGAGACGGAGCCCTGGGGCGTCGAGCCCGGCAGCCAGCCCGCCTACTTCAACGCGGTCGTCCTGCTGAAGACCACCCTGCCCCCGTCCTCGCTCCTGGAGCGGGCCCACGCGGTCGAGGAGGCCTTCCACCGCGTCCGGGACGAACGCTGGGGCGCGCGCACCCTCGACGTCGACATCGTGGCGTACGCCGATGTCGTCGACGACGACCCCCACCTCACGCTGCCGCACCCGCGCGCCCACGAACGCGCCTTCGTCCTCGCCCCCTGGCACGACGTCGACCCCGAGGCGCGGCTCCCCGGACACGGCGCGGTCGTGGACCTTCTCGACACGGTCACCCGCGAGGGCGTCACCGCCCGCAAGGACCTGGAACTCCACCTGCCCGAGTAG
- the hpt gene encoding hypoxanthine phosphoribosyltransferase translates to MRVDAKDMGADLQQVLITKEEIDAKLAELAAKIDAEYAGKDLLIVGVLKGAVMVMADLARALSTPVTMDWMAVSSYGAGTQSSGVVRILKDLDTDIKGRHVLIVEDIIDSGLTLSWLINNLGSREPESLKICTLLRKPDAAKVAIEVEWVGFDIPNEFVVGYGLDYAEKYRNLPFVGTLAPHVYGG, encoded by the coding sequence ATGCGGGTGGACGCGAAAGACATGGGTGCCGACCTCCAGCAGGTGCTCATCACCAAGGAAGAGATCGACGCGAAGCTGGCCGAGCTGGCCGCGAAGATCGACGCGGAGTACGCGGGCAAGGACCTGCTGATCGTCGGCGTGCTCAAGGGCGCGGTGATGGTCATGGCCGACCTCGCCCGGGCGCTGTCCACCCCCGTCACCATGGACTGGATGGCCGTGTCGTCGTACGGCGCGGGCACCCAGTCCTCCGGTGTGGTGCGGATCCTCAAGGACCTCGACACCGACATCAAGGGCAGGCACGTCCTGATCGTCGAGGACATCATCGACTCCGGGCTGACCCTGTCCTGGCTGATCAACAACCTCGGCTCCCGCGAGCCCGAGTCCCTGAAGATCTGCACGCTGCTGCGCAAGCCGGACGCCGCCAAGGTCGCCATCGAGGTCGAGTGGGTCGGCTTCGACATCCCCAACGAGTTCGTCGTCGGCTACGGACTCGACTACGCCGAGAAGTACCGCAATCTTCCGTTCGTCGGTACGCTCGCGCCCCACGTCTACGGCGGCTGA
- the folE gene encoding GTP cyclohydrolase I FolE encodes MTDPVTLDGEGFIGEFDEKRAENAVRELLIAVGEDPDREGLKETPARVARAYREIFAGLWQKPEDVLTTTFDLGHDEMVLVKDIEVFSTCEHHLVPFRGVAHVGYIPSTSGKITGLSKLARLVDVFARRPQVQERLTTQIADALMEILEPRGVIVVVECEHMCMSMRGIRKPGAKTITSAVRGQLRDMATRNEAMSLIMAH; translated from the coding sequence ATGACCGACCCCGTGACGCTGGACGGCGAGGGCTTCATCGGCGAGTTCGACGAGAAGCGCGCCGAGAACGCCGTACGCGAACTCCTGATCGCGGTCGGCGAGGACCCGGACCGCGAGGGCCTGAAGGAGACTCCGGCGCGGGTGGCGCGGGCGTACCGGGAGATATTCGCGGGGTTGTGGCAGAAGCCCGAGGACGTGCTGACGACGACGTTCGACCTGGGGCACGACGAAATGGTGCTGGTCAAGGACATCGAGGTGTTCTCGACCTGTGAGCATCATCTGGTGCCGTTCCGGGGCGTCGCCCATGTCGGCTACATCCCGTCCACCTCGGGGAAGATCACCGGGCTGTCCAAGCTGGCCCGGCTGGTAGATGTCTTCGCGCGCCGCCCGCAGGTGCAGGAACGTCTCACCACGCAGATCGCGGACGCGCTCATGGAGATCCTCGAGCCGCGCGGGGTGATCGTGGTCGTCGAGTGCGAGCACATGTGCATGTCCATGCGGGGCATCCGCAAGCCCGGCGCCAAGACCATCACCTCGGCGGTGCGCGGTCAGCTGCGGGACATGGCGACGCGCAACGAGGCGATGAGCCTGATCATGGCGCACTGA
- the ftsH gene encoding ATP-dependent zinc metalloprotease FtsH → MDVKRYFRGPVMWIVLAVLAVVVLMQVVGSSGGYKTVDTGQVVAAINENKVESAKLTTGDEQTIKVTLKDGVKVKGSSKIQASYIGDQGVTIANTLQTKYQDKQIPDGYTVSPTKQNAFVGILLSLLPFVLIVVVFLFLMNQMQGGGSRVMNFGKSKAKLITKDTPKTTFADVAGSDEAVEELHEIKEFLQEPAKFQAVGAKIPKGVLLYGPPGTGKTLLARAVAGEAGVPFYSISGSDFVEMFVGVGASRVRDLFEQAKANAPAIVFVDEIDAVGRHRGAGLGGGHDEREQTLNQLLVEMDGFDVKGGVILIAATNRPDILDPALLRPGRFDRQIAVDRPDMQGRLEILKVHQKGKPVAPDVDLAAVARRTPGFTGADLSNVLNEAALLTARSDKKLIDNQMLDEAIDRVVAGPQKRTRIMSDKEKKITAYHEGGHALVAAASPNSDPVHKITILSRGRALGYTMVLPDEDKYSTTRNEMLDQLAYMLGGRAAEELVFHDPTTGAANDIEKATATARAMVTQYGMTERLGAIKFGGDNTEPFLGREMAHQRDYSEEVAALVDEEVKKLIENAHNEAWEILVENRDVLDNLVLQLLEKETLGKEEIAEIFSAIVKRPARPAWTGSSRRTPSTRPPVLSPKELALTNGANGATPAISTAKSTAAEPAPVTEPAPEDRPES, encoded by the coding sequence ATGGACGTGAAGCGATACTTCCGTGGGCCGGTCATGTGGATCGTGCTGGCCGTCCTTGCCGTGGTCGTGTTGATGCAGGTCGTCGGCTCGTCCGGCGGCTACAAGACGGTGGACACCGGCCAAGTCGTGGCGGCGATCAACGAGAACAAGGTCGAGTCGGCCAAGCTCACCACCGGTGACGAGCAGACCATCAAGGTCACGCTCAAAGACGGCGTGAAGGTCAAGGGCAGCTCGAAGATCCAGGCGAGCTACATCGGCGACCAAGGCGTGACCATCGCCAACACGCTGCAGACCAAGTACCAGGACAAGCAGATCCCGGACGGCTACACGGTCTCTCCGACGAAGCAGAACGCCTTCGTCGGGATCCTGCTGTCCCTGCTCCCCTTCGTCCTCATCGTGGTCGTCTTCCTGTTCCTGATGAACCAGATGCAGGGCGGCGGCTCGCGCGTCATGAACTTCGGCAAGTCCAAGGCGAAGCTCATCACCAAGGACACCCCGAAGACGACGTTCGCCGACGTGGCCGGCTCGGACGAGGCCGTCGAGGAACTCCACGAGATCAAGGAGTTCCTGCAGGAGCCCGCCAAGTTCCAGGCCGTCGGCGCCAAGATCCCCAAGGGTGTGCTGCTGTACGGCCCGCCCGGCACCGGCAAGACCCTGCTCGCGCGCGCCGTCGCCGGCGAGGCGGGCGTCCCCTTCTACTCGATCTCCGGTTCCGACTTCGTCGAGATGTTCGTCGGTGTCGGTGCCTCCCGGGTCCGTGACCTCTTCGAGCAGGCCAAGGCGAACGCCCCGGCGATCGTCTTCGTCGACGAGATCGACGCGGTCGGCCGCCACCGCGGCGCCGGCCTCGGCGGCGGTCACGACGAGCGCGAGCAGACCCTGAACCAGCTCCTCGTCGAGATGGACGGCTTCGACGTCAAGGGCGGCGTGATCCTCATCGCCGCGACGAACCGGCCCGACATCCTCGACCCGGCGCTGCTGCGCCCCGGCCGTTTCGACCGTCAGATCGCGGTCGACCGCCCGGACATGCAGGGACGTCTGGAGATCCTCAAGGTCCACCAGAAGGGCAAGCCGGTCGCGCCCGACGTCGACCTGGCCGCCGTCGCCCGCCGCACCCCCGGCTTCACGGGCGCCGACCTGTCGAACGTGCTGAACGAAGCCGCGCTCCTCACGGCGCGCAGCGACAAGAAGCTGATCGACAACCAGATGCTGGACGAGGCGATCGACCGTGTGGTCGCGGGCCCGCAGAAGCGGACCCGGATCATGTCGGACAAGGAGAAGAAGATCACCGCGTACCACGAGGGCGGTCACGCCCTGGTCGCGGCGGCCTCCCCGAACTCCGACCCCGTCCACAAGATCACGATCCTGAGCCGCGGCCGTGCGCTGGGCTACACGATGGTGCTCCCGGACGAGGACAAGTACTCCACCACGCGCAACGAGATGCTGGACCAGCTGGCCTACATGCTCGGCGGCCGCGCTGCGGAGGAGCTCGTCTTCCACGACCCGACCACGGGCGCGGCGAACGACATCGAGAAGGCCACCGCCACCGCCCGCGCGATGGTCACCCAGTACGGCATGACCGAGCGCCTGGGTGCGATCAAGTTCGGCGGCGACAACACCGAGCCGTTCCTCGGCCGTGAGATGGCTCACCAGCGCGACTACTCGGAAGAGGTCGCCGCGCTGGTGGACGAGGAAGTCAAGAAGCTCATCGAGAACGCGCACAACGAGGCCTGGGAGATCCTGGTCGAGAACCGCGACGTCCTCGACAACCTGGTCCTGCAGCTGCTGGAGAAGGAGACGCTGGGCAAGGAGGAGATCGCCGAGATCTTCTCGGCCATCGTCAAGCGCCCGGCACGGCCCGCCTGGACCGGTTCCTCCCGCCGTACGCCGTCCACCCGTCCGCCGGTGCTCTCGCCCAAGGAGCTCGCGCTGACGAACGGCGCCAACGGCGCGACCCCGGCGATCTCCACCGCGAAGTCCACCGCGGCGGAGCCCGCCCCGGTGACCGAGCCCGCCCCGGAGGACCGCCCCGAGAGCTGA
- the tilS gene encoding tRNA lysidine(34) synthetase TilS, which produces MGPHPAVAAIRLAVRRVLHDILNDHQPTGATADTLVPAPYRRPPAPLVLVACSGGADSMALASALAFEAPRLGIRAGGVTVDHGLQPGSDLRAEEVVLRLRELGLDPVESTAVTVGREGGPEAAARDARYAALDAAAEHHGAAAVLLGHTRDDQAETVLLGLARGSGIRSLSGMAAVSGADGRYRRPFLELDRQTARKACMVQSLPVWDDPHNADPAYTRSRLRHEGLPALEKALGKGVVEALARTAQLSRDDADALDAWARRAEDSVRDAAGLLECAKLYALPPAVRRRILRRAAIEAGAPAGSLFARHIEEVDRLITGWRGQGAINLPGKVVAQRQGGRLVIRQG; this is translated from the coding sequence ATGGGTCCCCATCCAGCGGTCGCGGCGATACGCCTGGCGGTCCGCCGCGTCCTCCACGACATCCTCAACGACCACCAGCCCACCGGGGCGACCGCCGACACCCTCGTGCCGGCGCCGTACAGGCGCCCGCCCGCGCCGCTCGTCCTCGTGGCGTGCTCCGGCGGCGCCGACTCCATGGCGCTCGCCTCCGCACTGGCCTTCGAAGCCCCCCGGCTCGGCATCCGCGCCGGCGGTGTCACCGTCGACCACGGCCTGCAGCCCGGCTCCGACCTGCGCGCCGAAGAAGTCGTCCTGCGCCTGCGCGAACTCGGCCTGGACCCCGTCGAGTCCACCGCCGTCACCGTCGGCCGCGAAGGCGGCCCCGAGGCCGCCGCCCGCGACGCCCGCTACGCCGCCCTCGACGCCGCCGCCGAACACCACGGCGCCGCAGCCGTCCTCCTCGGCCACACCCGCGACGACCAGGCCGAGACGGTCCTCCTCGGGCTCGCCCGCGGCTCCGGCATCCGCTCCCTGTCCGGAATGGCCGCGGTCTCGGGGGCCGACGGCCGTTACCGCCGCCCCTTCCTCGAACTCGACCGCCAGACCGCCCGCAAGGCCTGCATGGTCCAGTCCCTGCCCGTCTGGGACGACCCTCACAACGCCGACCCCGCCTACACCCGCTCCCGGCTGCGTCACGAAGGCCTGCCCGCGCTGGAGAAGGCCCTCGGCAAGGGCGTCGTCGAGGCACTCGCCCGGACGGCCCAGCTCTCCCGCGACGACGCCGACGCCCTCGACGCCTGGGCCCGCCGCGCGGAGGACTCCGTACGCGACGCGGCGGGCCTCCTGGAGTGCGCCAAGCTCTACGCCCTGCCGCCCGCCGTCCGCCGCCGCATCCTGCGCCGTGCCGCCATCGAGGCGGGCGCCCCGGCCGGCTCCCTCTTCGCCCGGCACATCGAGGAGGTCGACCGGCTGATCACCGGCTGGCGCGGCCAGGGAGCCATCAATCTCCCGGGCAAAGTCGTGGCCCAGCGGCAGGGTGGCAGACTGGTGATTCGGCAAGGCTGA
- the folP gene encoding dihydropteroate synthase, producing the protein MSKQSGRGRVAGLPDWDRCAVMGVVNVTPDSFSDGGRWFDTTAAVKHGLELVAEGADLVDVGGESTRPGATRVDEAEELRRVIPVVRGLASEGAVVSVDTMRASVAAQALAAGAALVNDVSGGLADPAMIPAVADAGAPFVVMHWRGFLEGGNVKGSYEDVVTEVVDELHARVEAVLAGGVSPDRIVVDPGLGFSKEADHDLTLLAHLDRLHTLGHPLLVAASRKRFLGRVLAGPEGAPPPARERDAATAAVSAIAAHTGAWAVRVHEVRATADAVRVARAVEGAR; encoded by the coding sequence ATGAGCAAGCAGAGCGGACGCGGGCGCGTCGCCGGCCTTCCGGACTGGGACCGCTGCGCGGTCATGGGGGTCGTCAACGTGACCCCCGACTCCTTCTCGGACGGCGGCCGCTGGTTCGACACGACGGCCGCCGTCAAGCACGGCCTCGAACTGGTCGCCGAGGGCGCCGACCTCGTCGACGTCGGCGGCGAGTCCACCCGCCCCGGCGCCACCCGCGTCGACGAGGCCGAGGAACTCCGCCGCGTCATCCCCGTCGTGCGCGGCCTCGCCTCCGAGGGCGCCGTCGTCTCCGTCGACACCATGCGTGCCTCCGTCGCCGCCCAGGCCCTCGCCGCCGGCGCCGCCCTCGTCAACGACGTCAGCGGCGGCCTCGCCGACCCGGCGATGATCCCCGCCGTCGCGGACGCGGGCGCCCCCTTCGTCGTCATGCACTGGCGCGGCTTCCTGGAGGGCGGCAACGTCAAGGGCTCCTACGAGGACGTCGTCACCGAAGTCGTCGACGAACTGCACGCGCGCGTGGAGGCCGTTCTCGCCGGCGGCGTCTCCCCCGACCGCATCGTCGTCGACCCGGGCCTCGGCTTCTCCAAGGAGGCCGACCACGACCTCACCCTGCTCGCCCACCTCGACCGGCTGCACACCCTCGGGCACCCGCTGCTCGTCGCCGCCTCCCGCAAGCGCTTCCTCGGCCGTGTCCTGGCCGGCCCCGAGGGCGCGCCCCCGCCCGCCCGCGAGCGCGACGCGGCCACCGCCGCCGTCTCCGCGATCGCCGCGCACACCGGCGCCTGGGCGGTGCGCGTGCACGAGGTCCGCGCGACGGCGGACGCGGTACGGGTCGCGCGCGCCGTGGAAGGAGCGCGGTGA
- the folB gene encoding dihydroneopterin aldolase has protein sequence MDRVALRGLKARGYHGVFPEERREGQTFVVDLVLGLDTRPAAADDDLAKTVHYGVVAEEVVAVVEGEPVNLIETLAERIAQACLRHEGVQEVEVVVHKPNAPITVPFDDVTVTITRSRV, from the coding sequence GTGGATCGTGTCGCGCTGCGCGGCCTGAAGGCCCGCGGGTACCACGGTGTGTTCCCCGAGGAACGCAGGGAGGGCCAGACCTTCGTCGTGGACCTCGTGCTGGGCCTGGACACCCGGCCGGCCGCCGCCGACGACGACCTGGCGAAGACCGTGCACTACGGCGTCGTGGCGGAGGAGGTCGTGGCCGTCGTCGAGGGCGAACCGGTCAACCTCATCGAGACGCTCGCCGAACGCATCGCCCAGGCCTGTCTGCGGCACGAGGGGGTACAAGAGGTCGAGGTCGTGGTCCACAAGCCGAACGCCCCGATCACGGTCCCCTTCGACGACGTGACCGTCACCATCACCCGGAGCCGAGTATGA